In Anas platyrhynchos isolate ZD024472 breed Pekin duck chromosome 19, IASCAAS_PekinDuck_T2T, whole genome shotgun sequence, the genomic window CGAGGTGGGGGGCtcagggaggcaggaggagatgggacgggggtcccggggggctgGGGATGCCCCTCGGGGGGCTGTGGGTGCGTGGTCGGTGGTGGCAGAGGAGCCTCActgctcctctccccttctGAGCAATATTTGGGGCATGTCCAGCCCTTCTCGACTGGGATAACCCCATAGGGTAGGGTGCTGCCATGTAAGGGGCTGATTCCCAGTGGAGCGAGGAAGCCAAACCCAaccagctccttccccaggtGGCACTGGGACAGTTTTTTTAATGGGGACTGCTTGCAGCAAGCATTTACCCCTGGGAAACGCTGCGCCCACTGTCACCCACTGCCACCATGCAGGCGGTGCCGGCAGCAGGACCCCTGGTGCAGACGGGGCCCGGCTGGTTTTACACTCGGGCTGTGTTTGCTCCGAGCAGGGTTACTTGGCAATACAACGCGGTGGTGTCCATCCccagggagccctggggaaGGATGCtcccagggaggtgctgggcGGTGGCGGCACCGACGCTGCCAGACGGGCTCGGGCGCTTCCTGCGAGCCAAGCTGAGCCCAGCTGAGCCGAGCTCTCACCAGGTTCTCTCCACGCACAGCGCTGCCAGTGGGATACGGGGCTGCCGGTGAgctcaggctgcagcacagcatggTGTGAGCGCAGGTACAGAGGGGGAGAGCCGGCAGAGTGCAGAGCAGAGGGTGGGTGGGGAGGTGTTTGCCAACCAGGCACTGCGCTGGGAGTGCCCGGCTGCTTGGGGATCCCTCCAGGGAGGAAATCGCTGTGCAGTTCGGGGGCAGGTGACACCACGCAGAGTTTGGGCTCTGAGAGGTTTGTTGGCAGCCCCCACGGGGCAGGGTCTGCCCTGGGCTTCCCCAAGAGGCAGGCgaggagggcagagctgggcctGTCCCCCTCCAGCGAGCTCCACTGTGTGCTCTGGGTTATTACGTGCTGTGCCAGGGCTTCGTGGCGAGCAGGGGTCGTCGGGCTGTTTGCGACCTGTTTCTGTGCCTCTAAAGGGCAATGGGCTCTTCAGCTTTAATCGGGGTAGGGACCTGTTTGCACAGAAGGGTGACTAACGGCCGAGGAATTTCGACGAGCTGGCAAAACTCATTTGGCAGATTGCCTTCGCCCCGATTGCGCTGTAGGTCTGGCAGCCTGGCATTTCGCATCCAGCAGCTTGCCTCGTGTGTGTGTCAAAGGAAGCCCTTCCTCCCTGTGCCGGGTGTTGTACCCCCTTGCCATCTTTGCTGCAtcacaaagcagaagaaaatgaatctAGAGAGCGTTCAGCAGCGCCGTTTGTACGCAGTGAGCTGCGCTTTGCTGCAGAGGGATGAGATGGGAGCTGTTGTGGGATTTGGAGGAAGAGCTTGCTGGGTCCTGCTGGGAGTTGAGGGAGTCTGGCTCTGATGCAGGAGAGAGGCTTGGCTCATACTGGATAGGGTGGATTGGATGCTTGGGTGCTGGTTTTGGACCCTCCCAGGCTTTGCATGAAATCAGCTGAATTCCTGTTTCAAAGGCACAAGGGAGTGGCTGCACGGGGCGCTCCTGCATGTGCTTCCCCACATATAGCCACAAGGAAGCCTAACGAAGGGAGGTAGCTGTTACATCTGGGGATTGCCTTAGTGTGCTGTCCAGTTCGAACCTGCAGATCAATAGGCTGAAACACATTTCTCACATCAGAAACATGCAAATGCTCTGAAGGTGAAGCCCAGGAGTTTGTTGTCATAGGCTGGTAGGAAGCAAGGCTTAAAAAGGCGTGGGAGTGAGGCTGTGCTCAGATTTAGGGCTGGAGCTGGATGCCCTACGAACAGAGGATTTTTCTcgggagctggggggctgccAGGGTAAAAGCCTGGGCTCCACCTCTAGCTGGGATTTGCAGAATGGCCAGGTGAACATCTAGCCCAACTAAACCCTGTTTGCTCTTTTCCCAGGGGCTGCCACTGGCACATCCATTCCCCTGATTCTGCCGTCGGAGGAAGCCGGTCATGGGGGAAACAGGCAGAGAAGAGTATAAAATACAGTCGTTTGACTCCGAGACTCAGAAGCTGCTGAAAACAGCACTCAAAGGTCAGCAGGCTTTCTTCGAGCTCCTCTGCCACACTCAGCTTGGCTAGCCGATGGGGCTGGATGCTCGGACACCCAGCCCCATcggctgcagctcttcaaatCCAGCTCCTGGTTCTCAGGGAACTGTGCTCATCACTGTGCCTTTCTCTGATTTTGGGTAtcttcctctcctgctttcaCCCGGCATCTCTCCCCAGCTCTGGCCTCTCACTCCTCTCCCTGTACCCAGTTCTTGCTCCTCCTGGCCCCTGGGGTCTCCTGCTCATGTCTCTGGTCAAAGCCCAGGGGGAGCCTGCATGGCTGGCTCCTGCTAACCCAACTTCAAAGCTGTGCTGGGATTTCAGATTCAGATCAACGTCTTGCTTCTCCTTATTATCGTGCTTTTCTCCATCACTTTCCCATCTTGTTGGCTGTGTCTCCAGCCAGGGAGGACTATTGGAGATGGTATCTCCAAAGCAGCTGGTGTGCAAAAGGGGCAGTGGGAGCGAGCATGAGTTTTTCCACCGTATGACATGGTTGTATGAGGCCCCAGCTAGTACTAGACCAACCCCGGTGGCTTTCTAGGCACCTCAGTGCAAGCAGGGCACAAAATGTGCTGGATCCTGACAGCGTTTCTCCTCTCTGCAGACCCCAGCAGCGTGGACCTGGACAAAGTGGCCAATATTATAGTGGACCAGTCCCTCAAAGACTGTGTGTTCAGCAAGGAGGCAGGGCGCATCTGCTACACCATCATCCAGGTAGGAGATCCTTGTGTCCTGACAGTGGAACACCGTTAACCTGCTCTGGTTATTGTtagctgggagcaagaggggcTTCTTTCCAGCCCTGCACTCTGACCCGTCAGCCAGCTTCTCTCTTCCACTTGCCACCTGCAGTGGCAGGATCCAGCTGTTCAGCTGGTGAGTGCAGGCAGTTAGATGCAGCTTCCATGCCTCCCTGGGCATCGCAGGAAGGTCTCTGGATGGTCCTGCATCACCCAGATACCAGCACCCCCCTGCCCCTCTCACACCCTGATTTCATCCCTCCGTCCTGCTCTTGTGGGGCCACAGGCAGAGAGCAAACAAGTCGGCCAGAGCGTCTTCCGGAGGAGCCTGCTGAACCGGCTGCAGCAGGAGTACAAGGACAGAGAGGATCTGCGCACCCGGTCACTGCAGGCATGGATCTGCTACGTCACCTTCATCTGCAACATCTTCGACTACCTGAGGGtaaggagctggagcaggagcacccggctgctgctgcctgtgggtgCCAGAAGAGCCCATGGGTCCGGGCAGGGGTGTTGGATGTGTGTTGCACAGTATCCTAAGGCCACAGCTCAGCAGTGCAGGGGCCAGAGCCAGTTCTCAGCATAAGGATACTCCCAGGCAGGCACACAGCCTTGGAgaggcagagccagctctgGGAATAGTCACAAAGTCTGAGCTTCCTTGTTTTGTACCTGGTGCTCAAAATCCCGATTTGGCTGCTCCTGAATGTCCCAGATCGAAGTAGTTGCCGTTCGGTCCAAGGGGAGCTGCATTTCGTTCAGTCACGTGGGTGCTCACATCATTTCTAGCCCACGTATTGACGGAGTTTGTCTGCAAGCCTTTGCTGCAGTGTGCGCTTGGATGTCTGCTTGGTGTACGTCTAAAAATGATGCAATTCCTGCAGGCAAGAAAAATGCTGTTACAACAAGTGCATTTCCCATGATGACCtgcttacatttaaaaatagatgttttcaCATCGTTTGTTCAGTTTCTC contains:
- the MIF4GD gene encoding MIF4G domain-containing protein; this encodes MGETGREEYKIQSFDSETQKLLKTALKDPSSVDLDKVANIIVDQSLKDCVFSKEAGRICYTIIQAESKQVGQSVFRRSLLNRLQQEYKDREDLRTRSLQAWICYVTFICNIFDYLRVNNMPMMALVNPVYDCLFRLAQPDSLRKEEEVDCLVLQLHRIGEQLEKMNSQRMDELFSLLRDGFLLQEGLSSLSQLLLLEIIEFRAADWKMTDAAQKYYYSEVTD